CTGGGGGCAATGATTCAGCACTTGCTATTTCCTCTTGTCTTAGTTGTAAAAGTGGATCTAGAAGTTGTTGGAAGGGGGAAAGTCAGATAGATAAAATCAGGGATGTGGCGGGGGCAGGCAATATAGTAGAGAAGCAATGAAGCTGTCAGCAGCTTGCCCCAGACCTAAATGGGCCCAGTCCGGCGTTGCTGGCTGACGGATGGGGGCCCGCCAAGCCCGAGGCCTGTTTGATGTCTTACACACACTTCAGCTCTTCCCTTAGCTTCTGGCTTCAGCCTTCTTCGCAGCTAGTTATTTCCTGATACAGTGGCTGTAACTTCTAAAAGATGGGGTAATAACAACAGCTATCATTTCTGAGTATTTACTGTCCACCATCACCGTGCAAAGCTTTTTCACACACTTTATGCTACTGAATCCTCTTGAAACTCCTGCGAGGTGAACAGGTATGGCAGTGGCCTCACCCTAGTGCCGGCCCCAATGAGCATTACTACTGACAGGTATTAGCAATTTGACAGAtagggaagctgaggctcagagaggtgaggtaaCTTACTTGACGTCACGCAGCTAACAGGCAGCCGAGCTGTGTCTGTCTGACACCTATGCTCATTCTCCTGAGCCTCTgttgaaatggatttttttttttttatttttagactttttttgcGGGTCTTTTCTACCGTATAGGAAACCTGACTTGTTTATCACTAAGATTACTAATAGGCCTAACATTCTGTGAAAACATATTCACCAGTTGAAATGTCCTGAAATGAGTCTGGGAGCCAGATGCTTGTGACAATTGAGTAGTTTAAAGGATTTTGCATGGGACCTGAAGCCATGTTAAgacaaatctttatttttgttgctcGGTGTGAATGTCACCGCTAACAGGCATATGATACAACTTAGCTTCTAAGGattgaggaaaagaaataaaagaagtaaattgTCATTCTTGGCATTTTCCCAATgacatttgcattttcatttctattagaAGTCCATTTTAGCAAAGAAATGTAGCCTTAGTCACTTGAAACAGCTCTTCCCTAGAAAACAATTGTAAATGTAATAagcaaaaagaatagaaaatgccAACAGGAAAAATGTAATCCACCTGGGGTCAGATTCATCATGCAGACTGCTTCAGTCTTCCTCCGACATTCACattcaattttaatttagaaattaaaaattctaaattctaaggCATTCAGGATTTGCaaggaggggttggggggtggggaagagattTAAATTGCAAATCCCACCGGCTGGGGATCAAGTACAGATTTCCCCAACTCTTGAGAACTATTTTACTTGCTTGCATTGCTCTTCTGCATAAGGCATAAGGTTTGCTCGGAAAGAGACAATAAGGTCAcgattgctttaaaataattcataataaaaacacattttgagaCTTGATTCTAAATGTTAAGCTTAAATTTGAGCAATTTAATTGCCCGTTGAATAGAAATGAAATCCCACCGGTAGGCAGTTATTTCTTACAACCACTGTGTGTGAAATTGAAATCTTAAGATACCATTTCAAATATTCACTTTCTCTAAGGAAGTTCTCCCCAAAGAGTTGTGAAAGATAAGAAACTGACCCAAAgtcataggcagtaatctctttttctttacatACTAGGGTCAAAACAGAAGCATATTATTAAAAGGAGACTTTACGCCCAAAATTTGGTGGTTCAGAGGTTACCTCAAGGATATATTGAACAGCTGACTTGAGCCCCATACAAAACTGTAACGGGGAAGGTGGCAACTTGTCAGATTTAATAGAAGCAAGCACGGGCAAACATATCATCTACTCACCAAGATAGTGAACACTGAAATGGAAAATGCTCATACGTTTAGGAGCTGTAGGAAGTGAGGTGAGGGGACCCttctctgtttgctttttttaaaaaacagggcaTCGTTTTTAAATTTGGATGGGAAATTCTTATTGCAAACCCCTATTTCACCTTCAGATTGAATttcaagctttttatttatttttgcatttttaatttattttttatttaggtataactgacatacgaCATTATaggagtttcaggtgtacaacataatgattcaatatttgcacaTATTGCATAAGATCACCACAATAcgtctagttaatatccatcaccacattgacacatttttttcttgtgatgggaaCGTCTGAGATTTGTTCTCTCAGCAACTGTCAAATATGCAATatggtattattaattatagtcaccatgctatctATACATTGCAACCCcaggacttgtttattttataatcagaagcTCGTACCTTTGACCACCTCTACCCATCTCACCTACCCCTTTCTCTGACCACTGGCAGCCACCGATCTGTTCTATATGTAAGAgcttgttttttatgttttagattccacatatacgtAAGATCAGATGGAATTTGTCATTCTGACTTACTGCacctagcataatgccctcaaggctcatccatgttgtagcagatggcaagatttcattctttttttcatggctgaataatattccattgtgtgtatatgagtgtacacacacctacacatacacacacgctcatcttccccccccccccccccccccccgctcattttctctatccattcatccactgataggcatttaggttgcttccatatcttggctgttgtaaagaAGACTGCGACAAACCCAGAGGGCATATATCTTTgggagttagtgttttcattttctttggataaatacccaaaagaattgcTGAATTCAAGTTTTTTAAACTCTCCCAATAATGCCTTCTGCTATAACATAGCAGCTGCCTTTTATATGCACTTAATATATGTTGAGTGTTTTCCATGCATTAATCTCCTATCTGTTATCACTCCCAACTCATTATAAGTCTAGGTGCCACACTTtgcatgcatttattcatttaatcctcacaacaactgaAGCAATGGTTTCTAggatcttcattttacagatgagggtaTTGAGAGTTTAAATTCTTGCTGTTAGCTCAGGTTCACACAGGCAGGACGGGGTGGGTTAGAATGTTGGCAGACTGACTCCAGAGCTACTACCCAGTACTGCCTCCTCATACTAAGGAACTTTCCTAGGCCATGCCAGCTGATAAGGGCCCAAGTGAAACCCAGGTAGTCTGTGGCATTTAACCACTGCACTGACTGGCTATAAGTAAACTATTCATCACAACCTATAggttaattttcatttctgattacAGAGTGGTAAGTTACATATTTATCACATAATTTAGGCTTGCCTAAAATGTCtagaggttttgttgttgttgttgttgttgctgttgtttggtTAAAAGCAAGGGTCTCGTTggggaaaatatctttttatacaCTGAAGGCCTTGTCTTGGACCCAAAGCTGCTCTTCGGGCTTCCTTggtcacacatgtgcacacacacacacacacacactctctctctctctctcacacacacatacacacacagacacacacacattttaatgaCACCCATTAGGGATCCAACCTTGGACCCATGGaaacaagaaaatgacaaaaacacGCAGACAATAGTAAATTCTGGTTTACAGTTGTGAAAAGTCAATGAGGATTGGCTCTGAACAGGGAAAATGAAGCGATCGGAAATTCACTTCTGACTTCAACCACCAACCTTTCAAGGTACACTCATCTAGGCCCTGCAACATCATCCtttaaatgggaataaaatgtCTACGACCATGATCCGGACTTTTTATACAAGACTATAGATTCTGAAAGCACTTGGTAATTTCCCCTTTACAAGACTTGTAACTGGCGTCATGCACAAATAGACCTTTGGCGACaatttctggggggaaaaataatttctgaatacAATAATTTTCAAGGAACTCTGAGGAGGCCCAAAGTGTTCCCATACAGGACAGACCCTtagcctcctcctcttcctagaCTTTTTGCCCTTGTGGCTGGAGGGGAAACCCAAACTCCAAAATCAAGTCTGGCTGCTTGCTCATTTCTCGGACCCAGGGCAAAATCGTCTCCAAGTACTGCTGTGGATCCTTGGAAAGGCACTTTCTGTGCAGAGTATTACTGGCACTTTCCATGGGGGCACTTCCACCGCAGGAGTCTGATTTTCGGAGGATGCTGCGTGAGGGATGGACGGAAAGCGGCCGCGGGCAGACGGAGAGCAGGCGCGGACCTGCGGCGCCTCCCAGCCACCCTCCCTCGGGATCAGCCGCCCGGGGCGCTGCTCGGGAGCCCCCagcccgcgcgcccccgcgcgcacagcgccccccgcccccagccccacccccccgcGCTGGGCGGCCGCGGCCCCGGGACCTCCACCCGGGACCGGCGCGGAAGCCACCCCGGACGCTGGCGTCTCTGCAGGTGCTTCCTTCACGTCCTggtcttttcccttcttccccgAGCGGCTCTCGGCCTGACTTATCCGAAGGGGAAACGGCGTGGGGGGGAAGCCGGTGCAGAGCGACTCGGAGGCGACCCGGCCGCCTCTGCCAGGAGGGCGCGCGCTGAGCGTCCGCCCCGGGTCCCCGACGCCGGCCCCTTTAAGAAGCCAAGTCGCTGCTGCCGCGGCCGCCGCTGCTGCTGTTTGTATTGCTAATCCCCTGGagcccagtttaaaaaaaaaaaaaaagagagagagagaggaggggggcgggcagcTGTCTCTTTAAATGTGATTTCCTTCTATTGTATTTGAATCGTgatcaggaaaaaggaaatgaaaccagaGACAGAGGGAAGCTGAGCGAAAATAGCGGTTCCCGAGAGAGGAGGGAGCCCGGGGAGAGAGgctcggcccccgcccccccgccggccGGAGGTGCGCGGGggtcggggcggcggggcgggcgcgcagggccccgcgggcgggcggcgcggagcCGGGGACGGGGACGGCGCGGCCGAGCGGGacctgcggcggcggcggcggcggcggcggcggcggcgggagcgcgaTGGAAGGTTAAGTCCCGAGCAGCGGCGCAGCTGCAGGCGCCCGGCCGGGCtgcgcgcccccgcccggcccccgcccggcccccgcccggcccccggcccccggcccccggccccgcccgccccgccgccccccggcccccgctcactcgctctctctctctggcgTTTGAAGGCAGCGCCGCGACCGTCCTTGAGCGCGGAGGGGCGAGCTCGCCGCCGGAGCGCCGGAGCAAGAGGAGGCGCaggagcggcggcggcgcccgAGCACCCGAGGGGGGCCGCGCCCCGGCCGCCGGCCAGCCCCGCGCCAGCAAGGGAGCGCCCCCGCCGCCGGGCACGCCGCCTCCCTCCCCAATGTCCTCGGCCATCGAGAGGAAGAGCCTGGACCCGTCGGAGTAAGTGCGGCTCCCCCGCCTCGcgccccggggctgcaggtgcgCGCCCGCCGCGTGCCCTTGGCTGCCCCTTCCTCGCGGGCGCCCGCTGGCACCTGTGCGGGCCCCCAGGCCTGGGACGCACCTCTGAGCACGGCGGGCTGGAAAGTTTGCAGGGCGGCGGgcacggggctgggggcgggggggctcggAGGCGCGCAGGTGCCGTCCCGGAGCATCGCGCTAGGCTCCGCTTCCCCGTCCCCTCTCCCGCGTCCCCTCTCGGTCCCCATTCCCTTTGTCCGTCTGATCCTGGAAAGGGGGACCTTGCAAGTGGaggccccccgagcccccgaCGGCCCCCCTCGCGGCGCGCAGGTGGAGCGCCCGGGACCCGCGGGACAGGCGGCCCGAGCGCCCACCCGGAGCTCCCTCTGGCCTCCAGGGACTTGGGAGCCCCCAAGTCCGCAGTGATCTGGGTACTTGCACCCTCTCCCTTGGGGTGCcctgaggggtgtgtgtgtgtgtgtgtgtggctgtgaaCCTCCAAAGTTAGCGCACCGTCCTGTGTGTAGGCCAATTCTGGGGGAGCGCTGGCTCATCGCATCTATCACAGTCTCAAAGGGGTTTGGGGTCAGGGAACCAGAGCTCTAATGAGCATTTGCCGCATTTGTTTTCTGAGCCTTGTACCGGTTTGGAATGTCCCCCCTCTTCCCAACCTATACCTCCAACCCATTCTTCGGCGTTAACAAGGGGAGAAAGGGTTGTTTAAGATATCATTTTCCCGTCAGCGCAAATGCCCTTTTAAGATTCATTAGCTGTCTggtattgagaatttttattcctttgaagtCCCCATCTAATCCTTTGAAGGGATTTGTTACACAGACCAAAGGAGCTGGTTAATGACTTGTCCATTTGTGCTTTTAAGaagcatttgttttctcttcttttcttttcttttcctgctttaaaGGAATTGTGCTTTCCTGATTGAagtcttccccctcccccagttgCAGCCCTCTATGGTGTTTATATACCTGGGTTTTACCCTCAGTTACCAGCATAAACACTCAGCATGCTCTTATAAAATACAGGAAGTACCAAGATCCAGTGAGAACATAAACATCACTATTCAGTCTTGAAGGCTCAGACACCAGAAGGCTTATAAGGGGCTAGGTTTATTCTAAGGAAAACACAGCTTCCTTCAACAAAttctcaggagaaaaataatgttcatttttaaaagaatgtatctATGCAGGCATTGAGTTTAAAGGATggtttgcacacacacactatatatatagaCCTGGAATTACAACTTAGCCCTGAGTTTTCAGAGCCTGGGCAAGACCATAGATATGCAGTAAGAGGGGATGGGATGAATTGGTGCCTAATGCCTTTTCGATCAGCAGAACTTAGTCACTAATCCTTTTATTAGAAGATAAATCTGAGGTTTCAGCTCCCTGAAGGAGGTCTGCTCTTTGCAAAGTTTGTGCTTTTTCACTGAGATTAGAAGATTGAAACATCCTAACCTCATAGTACACCAGGCACCTACTGAAGAATGCCCATCCTTCACCTCACTGTTTGCCCAGTAAAGACAGGCTGTAACTGGAAATGGACAAGGTAGTTAGGGAATTACGGCAGCACAAACCCCCTGTCCTTTATTGGAAATTGTTGAGAAACGATCCCAGAAATCCAGGCCGTAGTGATACTCGGGTGTAAAATTCAGGATAGACTCAAGGAGAATATAAGATATTAATTTGAGGGTGAATCCCACCCATTCATTACCTTGGAAATCCACAAAAGATAATGTGATATTATCATTAATTACAAAGCCAGATAGAGCCAATATCTTATCCTGTCCTTTCCTATCTCATCTCAGACCATCACAATGGCTCTTTTGCTTAACATTTCTACTGCCTAATGCTGTCCTACCAGATGCTTCATTGTGTACTTACTGAAAGCCAACTTGGGTCATGACTATCAGCATCACGATGTATGGATACAAGCCTGCCTAGGTGCTTGCAAATGAAACATTTAGACAGAAATCCCGAACATAGAGATTTCCTCTACCGTGGGCATTGGGTGGCCCCTACCACCTCCCTGTGAATAACATGAGCGGTTCATTTTAATTCCAGGCAATTTTGCACCAGCAAAGTGCAAAATTCTCCTTTTTCACAGTTGGttggcagcatcagcatcagGGCATGGAGTGTGGTTGAGGTTCCATGAGTGTTTCTGAAAGCCCGAAGTAAGACCATGGGCTGTGGAAAGGGAAGCCATGCATTTCTGAGCTGATGTTTGTGAAAATGCTGGGGATATTATTTTTCAGAAGGGAGAATGGAAGTCCTTATGTATAACCtgtggaaacaaagaaaaacaaaagcaggcTTCAGTGAATTCTTAAAACTATTTAAagtcttgaggttttttttttttaagattttatttatttattcatgagagacacacagagagaggcagagacacaggcagagggcgaagcaggctcctcacagggactaTCCCTAGACCCGgttcaggccctgagctgaaggcagatgctcaaccactgagccacccaagcatccctaaagtcttgactttttaaaagaaaactgacttGGGTTTCAcattttctaattctaaaaaaGCATCATCTTATGAAGGGCCCTGAGATCTACGAAGCGTGGACTTGGTTTTGATATTTCTAAATACTCCCAGGGAGGTGTGCGCTTTATAGAAAGAGGCACCTGAAGTTATCAGTGTGTGAGATGGACACTGATTACCTGCATCTCATCGTCCCTAAGTACAACGGGAGCTGAGCTCTGTGGGCACAGGCCAGTCAGGACACGAGGCCACCTGGTAAGTTAGTGTCAGCTAGAAATAAGAGACAGATGTATACCCTCAaggtacagaggaggaaactccCTTTGGGAATCCCATGGTTGGAAGCaggtccatttaaaaaaatataatagattaaaaaaaaaaaagatttgtgctTGAGTAAGGTTCAAAAGAGCACTTAACTCATTAATTGTTGCATATCAACAGGTATTAGGTTTTTCCTAAGTCCCGTTTGGTGCTGGAATAGTTTCTTTCcactctcttttatttccttttggcaaataaaattatttattttaaaaagtaaaacagtgATATTCAGATTCCAGTGAAGCAAAGTGAACTAGAAATGCTGTCTGGCTTTCTAACAAAGGAACACATCTCATAGGCTTGCCGTTAGCAGTTGCCTGGAGGGAGCTTTCGGAGTCTGTTTCATTGCCTTCCACTCTCTTGCAAATAATCATCACCTCAccccttcctcattttcttttctaaatctaCTTTATCCAAACCGGTTTTgctgttgtaaatattttcacagGCAGAAAGGTCTACTTAGGGTCCTTTATAAGTCTAGCAATGGCCTTAAAACCTGCGATTTTTCTTCAAGGATTCATTCAGTAGTAAGGATGGGATGCAGaatttctgtaaaataataatagtaataataatagtaataactaaaaaaataataatgagaattcCGATTATATCCTGATGGCATTTTTAAGTGGGAAACAAGAAAACAGCCTAAGATAAGTTTTGAtcactctctcctttcctcctcactTCTGTTTTTTGAGCAGTTGAGAAAGGCGTAGGTTAGTTAGGATGGCGCGGAGAGATTCAGCAGGGAATTCGCAGATGTTTAGCCCTCTGGGTAGTGGGCTGTCCCTGAAGGGAGCAACTCTTCTAGCCTGGAAGGCCTCCTCTGGGGTTCAGCAGTGCCCTTGAGTCTGGAGGCATGGGAGGAGGAAAAAGCAGGAGATACGGCaagatgcagagggagagtggaagaaaaaggaaaaaaatacgtTAAAAAAGAGGGCAGAGGGGCCCGAGCAGTgctgggtgggcaggggtgcaggACCCCTAGAGCCGGCTGGGAGCCTCTAGGGGCCCTGCACTAACTTCAGACCCTGGAGCCTGCAAGGCCgagcccgcccctccccggccgAGCCAGCGGGGCCCCTCTGCGGACTCCCGTCCTGCCTCCTAACTCCGGGTCTCCGCCCAGGGCCGCTGCGGCCAGGGTCTCCCTCATGCCTGCTCTTGTCCCCAGGGAGCCAGTGGACGAGGTGCTGCAGATCCCGCCGTCCCTGCTGACATGCGGCGGCTGCCAGCAGAACATCGGGGACCGCTACTTCCTGAAGGCCATCGACCAGTACTGGCACGAGGACTGCCTGAGCTGTGACCTCTGCGGGTGCCGCCTGGGCGAGGTGGGGCGGCGCCTCTACTACAAGCTGGGCCGGAAGCTCTGCAGGAGGGACTACCTCAGGTACCCTCCCTGGGCCTGCACCCTCAGCCCCGACGGTCGGTGGGGTCGGGGGCCCTGAGCGGGGGCCACGGGAGGGCTAGCGCCTCCACTCCTGCCCCCCCCAGATGTCCCCAAGGTTGACTCTCAGCTGCCCCCAGCAGAGGCATTGGGGCTCTTCCTGTTTGAGAAGCATGTTCCAGGACACATTCCTCAGTGGTAAAATGCGAATTCTGTAGGggtgagagagagataaaccCCAAATTCCACCTAGTAGTTCCCTGGGTGGTGTGGAGTCCCCGAGAGGGGAGAGGGCCCCAGGGAGGGATCCACAGGGCTGCACCAGGGACCAGGGGCCCTTGGAGTTGACCACTTTGAGGGTGGGTTCTTAGGGGCACATTTAATGCTTCGGAACATACGTATGGGTCATAAAATACTCTTTTGTAGGACTCTAATATGTGATGTGAAAGCCCCAAGCTTTCCACGGTGACAGGGCTGCTGCCCGTGGGAGTCCTGGCACCACGGCTTCCtcgctctgtgaccttgggcatgttcTCCAGCCTTAATTTCCCCCCCCCCATAAAAATGGGGGTAGTAACAGCAGCTCCCTCCAAGGAGGAGGTGAGGGTGTGATGGGGCACCACGGTAAACTACGTGGCTGGGTGCGTGCCTATCTAGAGGCTAGCTGCTCTTGTAATTAGCCCTCATGACATTCTCATTAAGTCTTCTCCTACCTAATGAacagagatggaagaaaggaagggaaaaataggaACTCTGCGACACCCCCAGCGGGAGGCAGGAGCTGAGGACAACCCTGATGCTCCCCGTCATACTGTTGGCCATGTGAATATTCCGGCACTCAACGAGTGCCTTTGCCCGGAATGTTCTAGCATTTCCAGTTTCATATTAGCTGCTGTGGAGGTAACTCTGTGCCCTCTACTGTCAGATCTGCTCAACTGTATAGctgtcagttgtttttttttttttttttctgccatcttCCTGTGGCAGAGGGTCTGTGGAGCATGCAGCCCTAATGCATTAGGACCACCCAACCCAGGGAAGCTCGTTTAGACTCCAGTGCCCTTGGCTGCCAGGCTACCTCTTCCTCCTAAACCTGCCCTCAGagctttttacattaaaaaaaaaaaaaaattcaggcaatTCCACGGTGAAGGAAGCTTATCTGTTTACCCAGAGACTGATagaataagcttttttttttctttctaaattctctGATAAAGTCCTTGCAAATTTAGTGGTTCAGAGAAAATAAGTAGAGTCTTCAATGATCACGATTATAAttttggtccattttttttttattaagttacaAGCAAATGGAACTGGGATAAATAGAGACCTGATTTTGCTGGCGACCAGTTTGCCAAGTCAGTGCAGAAAGCAGACCGATAAATGATTCCCATTGGGCCCCCCTGACTACATCCCTGTCAAATCATTTGAATCTTATTAAATGAAGTGCAGATAGAGTAAGGTCAGAAGAGCCCCGGCTTCTCCCTATCTCTATGGTTTTATGTAACGTTCAGGAATAAACCCGGTGCCGCCTGGGCTTGTtcatcttttgcatttttaaaaagaagaggaaaaaaattgtctGGGAGAACCCAGTGTTAATTAACTTGTGTCTTGGTGACATGAAATAATTCTTCTCCCTGCTACATTCCTAGGCAACATGTTAATTAACTCTGTGTTAGGCAAGCCTTTCCAGCCATcccttaatatttatattattgttatGAAAATGGGCAGGAGAAAGCTTAAGACATTGACACCTCCTGACAGAGgagaaaaaccttttttttttttgcttcagggAACGTCCTTTAACCTTGGACTAGCTTACTTCCATTCTTAACATATCTGACAGcgtctttttaaaaaggcaagttgGGAGAGTGAATAGATGGGAGGTCCCGTGATGGGGTTCAGGCCTTCTTCCTCCCCAGGAgaacttctcctcctcctcctgaggaTTGCCTACAGCCTGCCTGTTACAGTCCTTTTCAGACATTTAGCCTCAAATATTCATGAGATCCCAGTGCAAATCTGAACCCTGCTGCTGTTGCTACTGCTGGGCTGTGTTTCTGGGAACCTAACAGTAGCTGTTAATGTCAGTGCAGGGCCCCCAGATTCCCTTGTATCCCTTTCTACCAACTTTTGCGTACAATGCACCCCACCTCCCAGTGGTTTTACTTGCAACAGCCAACACCTGCATCTGTTAGGGCCAGAAGCCTGCCCACTGTCCCCGCACTGCCGGTGGGACCTTAACATCGACTGTTGAGCCATGGCTGGCACTTGCAGGAGCACCAAAGCCTTGCAACCTTGCCTGGAGCCAGGCGGACTCTGAGAGATGCAGAAACCTAACATGCCATCTGCCCTGAGCTCCCCTCGGAGGGCCTTTGCTGCAGATTGCAACTTTGCTGgtcttcctccccttctacccagcttcccttgcctcttcccagCTTCCCCTGAGAATACATCCTTGAGAATTCCTCTCCTCCGGGTCTGCTTCTGGGATATCCAGCCTAAGGTACCAATTCTTGGGGCCAGAGGTAAATGCTCAAATTAGATGTCAGGTCctggtttatttttcctcttagtAGAATCCCAGCAtgccagagctggaagggaccgCAGAGGCCTTTTCTTCCGCTTCCCGTGCTTTATAGCCCACGACACAGAGGTCAGAAGAGAGGATGTCATTTGCTCCAGGGCACCCGGCTGGTTAGAGGGACCTGAACTTGCCTCCCAAATATTCATCCGTTGTCCCTCCCCCTCATTAACTGCCTGATGTGTATTGTAATTTACCCCCAACTTCCCTTTAATAAATGCTCTCCTTCCTTAAGGGTCACATACCCCAGGTGTTGGCTTCATGCCTGGCACACGGTTTGGTGAGTCGTTTATCTTTGCTCAGTCCCGAACTCAACTTACTGAACAGTCAGGAAACCAGAACTGGCTTTCCACTCCGAGCTCCAAGGTAGCACTCTCCTACAGCTCCACCATCTGCTACGATGGGAGAAAATGCTCTTCACCCCCGTAATGAGCTTGCTCCCAGGTGGTGCCTTGGAAACACTCAGAGATCCTCAAATGCAAAGCAGGATTCGGAGGGAAATTAGCTGAAGCTGGCTCTCACTATCAGAGTGTCTTCTTGATTTCATCCATTCTGCCCAAACATTTCCAAATTTGCCAACtgccccatctcccctccagcctctCAGGATGTACC
The Canis lupus familiaris isolate Mischka breed German Shepherd chromosome 18, alternate assembly UU_Cfam_GSD_1.0, whole genome shotgun sequence genome window above contains:
- the LMO2 gene encoding rhombotin-2 isoform X4 gives rise to the protein KKRERERRGAGSCLFKCDFLLLYLNRDQEKGNETRDRGKLSENSGSRERREPGERGSAPAPPPAGGSAATVLERGGASSPPERRSKRRRRSGGGARAPEGGRAPAAGQPRASKGAPPPPGTPPPSPMSSAIERKSLDPSEEPVDEVLQIPPSLLTCGGCQQNIGDRYFLKAIDQYWHEDCLSCDLCGCRLGEVGRRLYYKLGRKLCRRDYLRLFGQDGLCASCDKRIRAYEMTMRVKDKVYHLECFKCAACQKHFCVGDRYLLINSDIVCEQDIYEWTKINGMI